Genomic DNA from Oncorhynchus mykiss isolate Arlee unplaced genomic scaffold, USDA_OmykA_1.1 un_scaffold_169, whole genome shotgun sequence:
cctggctaacaatttgaatcagcaatacaaaatagggtttaatcatttattgactaaatacctaactaatcacacatacacataattaaatcttaacttgattacaaattacgtcataaaggaaaacggcccctttgttacacaaaggaaaaggggttgggtttgagtgaaagagcgggaagactgaggaacaaagggcgaagctgtggtatcgtaaatacagtatcttatgcattctaaattaccgcccatttggaaaaggaaaatgcaataaatatttactctgagctgcgctccagtaggttggtggtagatggaagaccgTGGAGCCAAACCGAgccctttgtcctttgaagaatgtatctggtggtcaattgaatacgttgtagtaacgtcgttgtgtgatagacggaatactctgtctgttccttcctaacctgcgtttgcagctgtggtcgctaactcaacggctaggaggtatcacttcgtgaataagagttcaaaagttcataccattcgcaaccaaagctcatgctgatgttggcttcgttctgtagttattatctgaaccattctgacatctgaccaaccaaagctcatgctgatgttggcttcgttctgtagttattatctgaaccattctgacatctgaccaaccaaagctcatgctgatgttggcttcgttctgtagttattatctgaaccattctgacatctgaccaaccaaagctcatgctgatgttggcttcgttctgtagttattatctgaaccattctgacatctgaccaaccaaagctcatgctgatgttggcttcgttctgtagttattatctgaaacATTCTgaacaggaagttatgttgtcatcaagggcttatataggaagggagaggagggtgtgtttgaaaagttttatagcccttgTCCCTTCACTGGggagggccactgattgagcagccctatcttatgaaaacccaaatgtcacattttagaagctaaaatcacatttcatcccatcacaaataatttcatattcaaacatttaaattgaactacaattccatgtgaatccgataactctgatgtgtagactttccactgtagagtcatcttatcattgatgagaatgtatcagatgacaaccgaactgacatcatattcattaagtaccactgcatatgttcaattggtcggattaccagaatatagttcatttccccccaccttctgatgttcccagaatctctatgttaaccaaggggtttttaaatgtaacatcagtagggtagagagaggaaaaatgggggaagaggtatttatgactatCAGAAACCTATctcccaggccaacgtcatgacaacaggTACACACGATCCACAGAGTTTGTTTGTGTGAGCGTTTTTAAATCCTTCTCTCTGTTGACAGGTACACACGAACCATCCTTCAAGCAACGCTTCAAAGGATATCCAATGAGAGTGCGGAGATCAGGGAGGAGGCGGAGCTGCAGAACACGGCCAACGAGCTTGCTAGCGTGGATCGTTCCATCCTGGACCACAGATCCCTCCTCCACCAGGTCACTTCCTATCCCAACAGGAAGTTAAAAGACCCTGGCTTTCTGCCCTACGACCCCTCCCTGATCCCAGAGACCCTCTCCTTGACTCCtgatcccccctccccctcatacACCCCCCAGCTGGTTTCCGGGGCGTCGCTAGGGGGCGGGGGCTGGTCAGCGAGGCGGTTCGACCGCCGTCTGAAGCCGTTGGAGGAGCTGAGCGACTGCTACTTCCTGTCTCTGACGCTAGAACAGCTGGGCAATGCAGAACGCCGTCTCCGTGGAGACCAGAGTGTTCTACACAACCGTCGCATCACACACAGGCTCTCCAGGACGCtttcacacacacagttcctGTTCCAGCTCTGggaccaggaggaggaggaggacctggaggaggagggggcgggGCTAGAGGGAGGAAGCGACGTGATGTCACATCCTGTGGCGGGGGCGGGACGACCGAGCCTGGAGTCGTTCTTCTCCTGCGTGGAGGAGGTGTCAATCAAACTGGAGACAGGAAGTGGAGGGGCGGAGCCGACACTTGATCCTGAGGGAGAAGGAGTAACCGTGGAGACGAGCCCAGGCAGCGTGAGCAGCGGAGACAGCATTGAGGTTCTGGGGACGGAGCGCTCGTATAGAACACAGGGACTAACCCACGTGGAACTCAGAGGTACAGTGAATTCAGAaacttcagaccccttgacttttaacacgttgtgttacagccttattctgaaatgggttcaatagtttttttcccctcaatctacacacaataccccataatggggTATTGctctgtcattgtggggtattgctctgtcattgtggggtattgtgatgtcattgtggggtattgtgatatcattgtggggtattgtgatgtcgttgtggggtgttgtgatgtcattatggggtgttgtgatgtcgtTACGGGGTGTTGCGACGTcgttacgggggggggggggggggggggggggggggggggggggggggggggggggtgttgcggTGTTGTTACGGGGGATGGTGCGACGTCGTTACGGGGGGGGTGTTGCGACGTcgttacggggggggggggtgttgcggCGTtgttacggggtattgtgtgtgtgtgtgtgtgtgtgtgtgggttgagaaatatatttttttatccattttagaataaggctttaacgtaacaaaatgtggattaagtcaagTGGTAAGAAGTCTATCTATTATTATTAAACTATAGGGGTGGGTTTGTACGTGCATCAGGGTGACGGCTGTGTATTAATTagactcctctcctcctatagagttgtctggtgggtcaggggtcagggctgTGTATTAATTagactcctctcctcctatagagttgtctggtgggtcaggggtcagggctgtgtattagactctctcctctcctcctatagagTTGTCTGGTGGGTCAGGGATCAGGGCTGTGTATTagactctctcctttcctcctatAGAGTTGTCTggtgggtcaggggtcagggctgtgtattagactctctcctctcctcctatagagTTGTCTGGTGGGTTGGGTCAGGGTGAAGGCTGTGATGTGGTGCGGAGTTGTGCCCCTGCGGAGGTGTGGATGAGACGTGACGTGCGGTCCCTGGCACGGAGGGCGAACAGCGAGGACAGTATTGAGATCATCAGCACCTCAGACTCCATCTTCCCCGACGACCTCATCTTCAACGCCATCACAGAGGAGGAGCCTGAGGAGCATGGAATCATGGGTAGTGTAatccaggaagaggaggaggaggaggcagcaggTGAGGACACGCCCATTCAGCAGCACAGCACCCTGGGTATTGTAGTTCACGAGGAGGAGGAGCACACTCGGCACCAGAGAATCCTGGGTAATATAGTCCAGACGGAGGGAAAGGAGGAGCTGGAGGACACTCCCACTCGGCTGCACAGCACCCTGGGTATTGAAGTCCGGGAATTGGAGGAGGAGAAGCCAGAGAGATGGGACACTCCGGCCCCCACGTCTGAGCCCCAGAGAACTCTGGGTAAGACTGTCTGTTTGTCCTcttcaataataataatgacataTCTGTCAagagaattttcaatcccaatgataataactaACAATAAGCCTTGACCAAtcccgaggtttgtaagaccctgggtttaataataattaggcaaagactcagTTTATGCAAAAGGTTCGTACAGTTTATTCACGAGAGCGCTCTGAAGTCCAttatacaaagacatccattttataatgcacatacctccacacaaacagtagatatcctacacacatacatacacacgaacAGTAGGTGAATTGTATCCTTCCCCAGAGTTCTCACCACTGTTTATCACTACCCAGCGCTGTCAGTTCCATTCCCCCGAGATTACAGGAACCTTGAGAAGGACTCCCTGTCCTATCATACGTTTCTCAAAGTTCTAGCCAGGTCGGGTCAAACACAGTTGAATTGTTCTCGGTATTTTCTTCGacacacacatttctctccctcccatgtCTCTACTGAACCTTATTGGACGTTTATTAATCATTAATTGTACTACATAAACCAATAATCACTAAtagtttcagggtggaatacttTAATCATTACCTTTTAAGCATATTAATCAACATCCCAGATTCTTTTTTCCCGTATTATCTGTTTTCTCTCTTAGTAACTGATATAGTTTCTGTCTCCAGTCCACCAGGTGTCAGAAGAGGGCTCCTCCCAGCAGTACGAGGGTCACCATGCCAACGgcgaggtcagaggtcaggctgggcgTGACAGCAGGCGGGTGGTGGTGCCTGACCTCCAGGTGAACTTTTCTATCCCCTTGAGGTTAGATGTTAGAGGTCGGGGGTCAGGGGGGCGGCGGTTGCTAGGCGACACCGCTTACAGGCTGAGTGTAGATGAGGCATCGGACTGTATGAGCAACATCAGcacctctccatcttcctctctgccCCCCACACATCTCCATGGCAACCACAGCGCTAGTAATCCGCGACGACATCAGCGCCAGAGGAGGAAGGCGGGTCCTGGAGCCCTCAAGTTCCTGCGGCAGAATTCCTTCTCCCAGAATGCCGTGTTCTGCCTGCTAAGTGGACGGCCGCTGGTGGTGATTGGTGGAGAGGAGGGTTCCGTGAGGAGGACGGTCGCTGCCCTCTCGCTCTACCTGCCTTCACCTGGTCGCTATGGAGATGCTGTGCAGCCTTACCTGGCCACGCCCCTTCAGCTGACAGACCTGCTCACCTGGAGACTCATCGGAATCCACAGGTAAAAACAGAGCATCAAAACCCTgatgtatcatgggtaaattgtgactgactgagcTACAAAGGATATTGAGTAGTGATTTATCAGGCCTTTTATAGTCCATTGTAATGTTGACCGTCCCCATTACTCTGCCTCCTATCCAAGTTCTAGATCAGGTATTTCCAaactggggtattgtgatgtcattgtggggtattgtgatgtcattgtggggtattgtgatgtcattatggggtattgcgcaatgccgtcgggggtacgccaaattaAAATGGGattcacatttttaaaaacaatCCGTTtctattttccaacggggctatacataaACTAAAacatagttatagttatataaaCATAAACTATACATTTGAGTGAgttcttttttctttttcttgcctgagtagcctcgtttcaccgGCAAAATTAAAATGAAACCATTTggtgttcagtgaaataacaacacaatgtcaaatacaggtatcctagtcaaataatgaacatccaatcacattaaccgttactctcttgcgggaattccactaacggtctggatggagccaaacgtagctgctgctcatgttggtatctgtactgatggtgcaaaaagccagggagacatagtggagtggtaacgctggtgctcccgacgccactgcagcatccaccgagaggctctcgttgccaagggaatgcctgacagcttgaaagacgttttggacacctCAGTGAAAATGGctttgttaacctctctgggatatatgggacggccaaaagccagagaaaatgcagagcgtcAAATTCAACTAAATGACTTTAAAAATCAAACTTTTATGAAATCACatatgcaagatagcaaattaaactACACTTGTTGCCaatatgtcagatttcaaaaaggcttttcggcgaaagcaaacgatgctattatctgaggataacACCTCCGTAACAccaaacgcagaaataaaatataaaacatgccatacctttgacgagcttcttctgttggcactccaatatacatcacaaatggtcctttttgttTGATgaattccatccatatatatccaaaatgtccatttatttggcgcgtttgatccagaaaaacaccagttccaacttgcacaacgtcactacaaaatgtctcaaaagttacctgtaaactttgccaaaacatttcaaactacttttgtaatacaactttaggtatttttttacgtaaataatcgataaaattgaagacgggatgatctgtgttcaatacaggaggacaACAAACAGAAGCTAGCTTTCTGATCAcacgcctctatctaacagtaaaCTTTGAAGTCACCCTCgctcaagatggccgtacttcttcattgcacaaaggaaaaacctcaaccaatttctaaagactgttgacatccagtggaagcgataggaactgcaagaaggtcccttagacatctggattcccaatgaaacacCATTGAAAAAGAGTGACCTCTCGCCTGCTAAATATGTTCTGCTAtattcacagacatgattcaaacagttttagaaacttcagagtgttttctatccaaatctactaataatatccATATCTTATcatctggggatgagtagcaggcagttgaatttgggcatttcatttcatccggacgtgaaaatactgccccctgtcaccaagaagttaaagcaaggcccctgaactctcgttcTAGAACACAAGTCGAAGTTCTAGAACACCATATGAATCactttctgcactatgcaatgatatgggcagcgaccatgtatcGCTTTCACAACATACAGAGAAGTGCGTTGGTTATCAAccggcaaagtattgacacatttttttgaaTTCAGAGACaagcttatttttttatttactgaccatcattttcacttgtctgaccgcttgatGATGGCGAGTTTCTCGTATAGTATATGTGGCAGGCTTACTATGATGGCAAATAATAACATTTGacagtgcgctgaccctggtgctagagggggtacagctggaggttgaatgatTTGAAGGGGTACTGGActagggggtacagctggaggttgaatgtttaggttgaatgtttgaaggggtactgaactagggggtacagctggaggttgaatgtttgaagggggtACGGCActagggggtacagctggaggttgaatgtttgaaggggtacgggactagggggtacagctggaggttgaatgtttaggttgaatgtttgaaaggGTACTGAActagggggtacagctggaggttgaatgtttgaagggggtACGGCActagggggtacagctggaggttgaatgtttgaaggggtactggactataaaaagtttgggaaccgctGTTCTAGAACACAAGTCGAAGTTCTAGAACACCATATAAATCACTAAATAACTTCCATCTTTCTCCCCAGGACGTCTCCTACAGCTCCCAGCATGCTTCACTCTCTGGCTCGTTACGGACGGTACCTGGCCGTGCTGGACCTGGACCAGCGTACACTGAGAAGCCCCGCCTACCACGGACACCTCATTGGCCGGCTGGCCAACCCCCACACTCTGATAGGCTAGTGAAATTCTtagtctttttttgttgttgatttgtcTTGTACATAGTTACAACAGTTCACCTCAATGGGGGCTTCTGtgacaggaggggggggggtagagtcgTGGTGacgggaggggagggggtagagacgtggtgacgggagggggggtagagacgtggtgacgggagggggggtagagacgTGGTGACGGGAgtgggagggggggtagagacgtggtgacgggaggggggggggggtagagacgtggtgacgggaggggggggggggtagagacgtggtgacgggagggggggtagagacgtggtgacgggagggggggggggggtagagtcgtggtgacgggagggggggggggtagagtcgtggtgacaggggggggggggggtagagtcgtggtgacgggaggggggggggtagagtcgtggtgacgggaggggggggtagagacgTGGTGACGGGAGGGGGGGAGGGTAGAGACGTGGTGACgggagggggggtagagacgtggtgacgggaggggggggggaggtagAGTCGTGGTGACAGGAGGGGGGGGTAGAGTCGTGGTGAcgggaggggggggtagagacgtggtgacgggagggggggtagagacgTGGTGACGGGAGGGGGGGGTAGAGTCGTGGtgacggggaggggggggggggtagagtcgtggtgacgggaggggggggggggtagagtcgTGGTgacgggaggagggggggggtagagacgtggtgacgggaggggggggtagagacgtggtgacgggaggggggggggggggtagagacgtGGTGACGGGAGGGTGGGTAGAGACGTGgtgacgggagggggggggggtagagtcgtggtgacaggagggggggggtagagtcgtggtgacgggaggggggggtagagatgtggtgacgggagggggggggtagagacgtggtgacgggagggggggggtagagtcgtggtgacggggaggggggggggtagagtcgtgggggaggggggggggtagagacgtggtgacgggaggggggggggtagagtcgtggtgacgggagggggggggggtagagtcgtggtgacgggaggggggggggtagagtcgtgttgacgggagggggggggggtggtagagtcgtggtgacgggagggggggggtagagtcgtggtgacgggagggggggggtagagtcgTGGTGacgggagggaggggtagagtcGTGGTGGacgggagggaggggtagagtcGTGGTGAacgggagggaggggtagagtcgtggtgacgggaggggggggtagagtcgtggtgacgggagggggggggtagagtcgtggtgacgggaggggggggtagagtcgtggtgacgggaggggggggtagagtcgtggtgacgggaggggggggtagagtcgtggtgacgggagggggggtagagtcgtggtgacgggagggggggggtagagtcgtggtgacgggaggggggggtagagtcgtggtgacgggagggggggtagagtcgtggtgacgggagggggggggtagagtctTGGTGACGGGAGGGGGGGGTAGAGTCGTGGTGacgggagggaggggtagagtcgtggtgacgggaggggggggtagagtcgtggtgacgggaggggggggtagagacgTGGTGACGGGAGCGGGGGGGGTAGAGTCGTGGtgacgggagggggggggtgggggggtctctATGGGTAGTTACGAGTTGTCAAGTTGTAATTCAGTTGGGTGAaattggctaatggccaacaagctgtGTCAACCATAATCCAAAACAACAGCTGTCATGCTCGTAAACAAATTATAGTGTTCAAaaacatattataatagatagatTAATAAATAATGCTTTGTTGCATTTAACTGCTGAAAATGCTGTTCTGGAGGTCATTTCCTTAGTAGGTGATGTCAGAGGTCAACATGTGGGAGCTGTCTCACCCAGCGATTCCCACTACTATTGACCAGTTGGAGGGGCGTTCCAGTGGATGTCTCTCCCAGGGATCTTAATTCCCACTACTATTGGCCAGTTGGAGGGGCGTTCCTGTGGATGTCTCTCCCAGGGATCTTACATTCCCACTACTATTGACCAGTTGGAGGGGCGTTCCAGTGGATGTCTCTCCCAGTCCAATGGGATCTTAAATTCCCACTACTATTGACCAGTTGGAGGGCGTTCCAGTGGATGTCTCTCCAAGGGATCTTAAATTCCCACTACAATTGACCAGTTGGAGGGGCGTTCCAGTGGATGTCTCTCCCAGTCCAATGGGATCTTAAATTCCCACTACTATTGGCCAGTTGGAGGGGCGTTCCAGTGGATGTCTCTCCCAGGGATCTTAAATTCCCACTACTATTGACCAGTTGGAGGGGCGTTCCAGTGGATGTCTCTCCCAGGGATCTTAAATTCCCACTACTATTGACCAGTTGGAGGGGCGTTCCTGTGGATGTCTCTCCCAGGGATCTTGCATTCCCACTACTATTGACCAGTTAGAGGGGCGTTTCTGTGGACGTCTCTCCCAGTCCAATGGGGTCTTAAATTCCTACTTccacttggttatgaacacaGCATTCCTGTCTTATGTCTTGACCTGCATCTTCCACTAAACTATTTGAATGTGTATCACAGTGTAAAATGTGTtgactgtttgtttgtgtttctatgtccAGGTCGTGGCAGCACCTACCTTCTCCACGTGGAGAGCTG
This window encodes:
- the LOC110519383 gene encoding guanine nucleotide exchange protein smcr8a isoform X1 — encoded protein: MIGSPDVLAFTSEGDLGGYPDAQVLPEEFSLPLLPLSHPWTSPAHFNRDFILVAEFSEQVGPLPVRTIPDDPRVIGSFDLNHFSLRIMSVDYQAVAPGPQPHHQTASPSLQTLPRLAFSEDSRVVLGDSKEGVVVSFLQDSRVVLGDSKEGAFAYVHHLTLYDLEARGFVRPFCMAYVSADERKIMLQFQELSLRFSRASECLKTGNRRAFACELQRKLHDLEYTRTILQATLQRISNESAEIREEAELQNTANELASVDRSILDHRSLLHQVTSYPNRKLKDPGFLPYDPSLIPETLSLTPDPPSPSYTPQLVSGASLGGGGWSARRFDRRLKPLEELSDCYFLSLTLEQLGNAERRLRGDQSVLHNRRITHRLSRTLSHTQFLFQLWDQEEEEDLEEEGAGLEGGSDVMSHPVAGAGRPSLESFFSCVEEVSIKLETGSGGAEPTLDPEGEGVTVETSPGSVSSGDSIEVLGTERSYRTQGLTHVELRELSGGLGQGEGCDVVRSCAPAEVWMRRDVRSLARRANSEDSIEIISTSDSIFPDDLIFNAITEEEPEEHGIMGSVIQEEEEEEAAGEDTPIQQHSTLGIVVHEEEEHTRHQRILGNIVQTEGKEELEDTPTRLHSTLGIEVRELEEEKPERWDTPAPTSEPQRTLVHQVSEEGSSQQYEGHHANGEVRGQAGRDSRRVVVPDLQVNFSIPLRLDVRGRGSGGRRLLGDTAYRLSVDEASDCMSNISTSPSSSLPPTHLHGNHSASNPRRHQRQRRKAGPGALKFLRQNSFSQNAVFCLLSGRPLVVIGGEEGSVRRTVAALSLYLPSPGRYGDAVQPYLATPLQLTDLLTWRLIGIHRTSPTAPSMLHSLARYGRYLAVLDLDQRTLRSPAYHGHLIGRLANPHTLIGRGSTYLLHVESCLAELTAKAFLFSCSPDLSTLTSGRAQSSPGGQAPPICHSHSDLQLPSLPGEDDDFTLTQRRRDFLCGRGFSGEDDLRVMHFLSDLIKQHHAGSGPPALRFSYSAVPLHRNTTT
- the LOC110519383 gene encoding guanine nucleotide exchange protein smcr8a isoform X2, which gives rise to MIGSPDVLAFTSEGDLGGYPDAQVLPEEFSLPLLPLSHPWTSPAHFNRDFILVAEFSEQVGPLPVRTIPDDPRVIGSFDLNHFSLRIMSVDYQAVAPGPQPHHQTASPSLQTLPRLAFSEDSRVVLGDSKEGAFAYVHHLTLYDLEARGFVRPFCMAYVSADERKIMLQFQELSLRFSRASECLKTGNRRAFACELQRKLHDLEYTRTILQATLQRISNESAEIREEAELQNTANELASVDRSILDHRSLLHQVTSYPNRKLKDPGFLPYDPSLIPETLSLTPDPPSPSYTPQLVSGASLGGGGWSARRFDRRLKPLEELSDCYFLSLTLEQLGNAERRLRGDQSVLHNRRITHRLSRTLSHTQFLFQLWDQEEEEDLEEEGAGLEGGSDVMSHPVAGAGRPSLESFFSCVEEVSIKLETGSGGAEPTLDPEGEGVTVETSPGSVSSGDSIEVLGTERSYRTQGLTHVELRELSGGLGQGEGCDVVRSCAPAEVWMRRDVRSLARRANSEDSIEIISTSDSIFPDDLIFNAITEEEPEEHGIMGSVIQEEEEEEAAGEDTPIQQHSTLGIVVHEEEEHTRHQRILGNIVQTEGKEELEDTPTRLHSTLGIEVRELEEEKPERWDTPAPTSEPQRTLVHQVSEEGSSQQYEGHHANGEVRGQAGRDSRRVVVPDLQVNFSIPLRLDVRGRGSGGRRLLGDTAYRLSVDEASDCMSNISTSPSSSLPPTHLHGNHSASNPRRHQRQRRKAGPGALKFLRQNSFSQNAVFCLLSGRPLVVIGGEEGSVRRTVAALSLYLPSPGRYGDAVQPYLATPLQLTDLLTWRLIGIHRTSPTAPSMLHSLARYGRYLAVLDLDQRTLRSPAYHGHLIGRLANPHTLIGRGSTYLLHVESCLAELTAKAFLFSCSPDLSTLTSGRAQSSPGGQAPPICHSHSDLQLPSLPGEDDDFTLTQRRRDFLCGRGFSGEDDLRVMHFLSDLIKQHHAGSGPPALRFSYSAVPLHRNTTT